One Tunturibacter gelidoferens genomic region harbors:
- a CDS encoding ABC transporter ATP-binding protein, translating to MLTAKPQTDRPSLLLRGVRKAFADVVAVNGLDLEVTPGECFGLLGPNGAGKTTTIEICEGLTTPDSGVVELLGLNWRTNADELRQRIGLQLQETQFSEKMTVEETLRLFRSFFHRGITVEDSIRSAQLEEKRSARVGTLSGGQKQRLAMACALVGDPELLFLDEPTTGLDPQARRNLWDLLDRLKQEGRTIILTTHYMDEAERLCDRVAIMDHGRIIALDTPPKLIASVGGEHIVEFAATSRDNGAATVDPALLTAIEGVESHRLTAGIHQLSVRELHTAVPKIFSVLASQGLHLDEFRTHSATLEDVFVGLTGRNLRDE from the coding sequence ATGCTGACCGCAAAGCCGCAGACCGACCGCCCCTCACTCCTTCTGCGCGGAGTCCGCAAAGCCTTCGCTGATGTCGTCGCCGTCAACGGCCTCGATCTCGAGGTCACACCCGGCGAGTGCTTCGGTCTGCTCGGGCCAAACGGCGCCGGCAAGACCACCACCATCGAGATCTGCGAAGGCCTCACCACACCCGACAGCGGCGTCGTCGAACTCCTCGGCCTCAACTGGCGCACCAACGCGGACGAGCTTCGCCAGCGCATCGGCCTCCAGTTGCAGGAGACGCAGTTCTCCGAGAAGATGACCGTCGAGGAGACCCTGCGCCTCTTCCGCAGCTTCTTCCACCGCGGCATCACCGTCGAAGACTCCATCAGAAGCGCCCAGCTTGAAGAGAAGCGCAGCGCCCGCGTAGGCACACTCTCCGGCGGCCAGAAGCAGCGCCTCGCCATGGCCTGCGCCCTCGTCGGCGATCCCGAACTTCTCTTCCTCGACGAACCCACCACAGGCCTCGATCCCCAGGCCCGTCGCAACCTCTGGGACCTCCTCGACCGCCTCAAGCAGGAGGGCCGCACCATCATCCTCACGACGCACTACATGGACGAAGCCGAGCGCCTCTGCGACCGCGTCGCCATCATGGACCACGGCCGCATCATCGCACTCGACACGCCTCCGAAGCTCATCGCCTCCGTCGGCGGTGAGCACATCGTAGAGTTCGCCGCCACCAGCCGCGACAACGGAGCCGCCACAGTCGATCCAGCCCTCCTCACCGCAATCGAAGGAGTGGAGTCTCACCGCCTCACCGCCGGCATCCACCAGCTCTCCGTACGCGAGCTCCACACCGCCGTGCCGAAGATCTTCTCCGTGCTCGCCTCGCAAGGCCTTCACCTGGACGAGTTTCGCACCCACTCCGCGACGCTTGAAGATGTCTTCGTAGGTCTCACCGGAAGGAACCTGCGCGATGAATAA
- a CDS encoding CPBP family intramembrane glutamic endopeptidase, producing the protein MRVPQQRPLSIFLFFLGVLSGCTYALDVHSHRLTSTLAQFIVWCPGAAALCTCLLLRIPLGTLGWSWPARRFLRLAYFLPLLYATPVYLLTWLVVRGSFTLKSFEASMVEPYGLARWPAFGTFGVALPLLFTVGVVFEAVWSLGEELGWRGFLFPRLQQRFGFHGACLISGLIWAVWHFPELLWTDFRPDTKPIFFLACFTIMVTANAYLMGYLRLRSGSLWPCVLLHATHNTFIQSLFDPLTAPVGWAKYITTEFGVGLAVTVVVAATVLVSRSRLREGFSPAATDEPR; encoded by the coding sequence ATGAGAGTCCCGCAACAGCGACCGTTATCGATCTTCCTGTTTTTTCTTGGTGTCCTTAGCGGATGCACCTACGCCCTCGACGTTCACAGCCATCGCTTAACGTCGACACTCGCGCAGTTCATTGTGTGGTGTCCTGGCGCCGCTGCACTGTGCACCTGCCTGCTGCTCCGCATCCCTCTCGGAACCCTGGGCTGGAGTTGGCCGGCACGACGCTTTCTCAGGCTCGCGTATTTTCTGCCGCTGCTCTACGCCACGCCGGTGTACCTGCTCACCTGGCTGGTCGTTCGCGGCTCCTTCACCCTCAAGAGCTTCGAAGCCTCGATGGTAGAGCCTTATGGATTGGCCCGCTGGCCCGCCTTCGGGACGTTTGGCGTGGCGCTGCCGCTGTTGTTTACCGTCGGCGTTGTCTTCGAAGCGGTGTGGTCGCTCGGCGAGGAACTCGGATGGCGCGGGTTCCTGTTTCCCCGGCTGCAGCAGCGGTTCGGCTTCCACGGCGCCTGCCTGATCTCAGGGTTGATCTGGGCCGTGTGGCACTTTCCGGAACTCCTCTGGACCGACTTCAGGCCGGACACAAAGCCCATCTTCTTCCTCGCCTGCTTCACAATCATGGTGACCGCGAACGCCTACCTCATGGGCTACCTTAGACTGCGCTCGGGCAGCCTCTGGCCCTGTGTTCTTCTACACGCCACCCACAACACGTTTATTCAGAGCTTATTTGATCCGCTGACGGCTCCTGTCGGTTGGGCAAAGTACATCACCACAGAATTCGGGGTTGGGTTAGCGGTCACCGTCGTCGTAGCAGCAACGGTCCTCGTTTCGCGTAGCCGTCTACGTGAAGGCTTTTCCCCTGCCGCGACAGATGAGCCACGATAG
- a CDS encoding SRPBCC family protein, which produces MPERQLNTQDTMTMEGEAQVVEPVRKSIRVRADAARAFRIFTEEMDSWWPRTHHIGSSPMKRVVVEGRPMGAIFTEQEDGTNCPWGSVLTWEPPHLFVMAWQIKPDWQFEPDLSKCSEVEVRFTPADDGTTLVELEHRGLQRHGMGCAKMREQVNAEGGWGGLLGMFAAKADEEV; this is translated from the coding sequence ATGCCGGAGAGACAGCTGAATACGCAGGACACGATGACGATGGAGGGAGAGGCTCAGGTGGTCGAGCCGGTACGCAAGAGTATTCGCGTGCGAGCGGATGCGGCCCGTGCCTTCCGCATCTTTACCGAGGAGATGGATAGCTGGTGGCCGAGGACGCACCACATTGGCAGCTCGCCGATGAAGCGGGTTGTGGTGGAGGGCAGGCCGATGGGCGCGATCTTTACCGAGCAGGAGGATGGGACGAACTGTCCGTGGGGTTCGGTGCTGACGTGGGAGCCGCCCCACCTGTTTGTGATGGCGTGGCAGATAAAGCCGGACTGGCAGTTCGAACCGGATTTGAGCAAGTGCAGCGAGGTGGAGGTGCGATTTACTCCGGCAGATGATGGCACGACGCTGGTGGAACTGGAGCATCGCGGCCTGCAACGCCATGGCATGGGATGCGCGAAGATGCGCGAACAGGTGAACGCCGAGGGCGGATGGGGCGGTCTGCTGGGTATGTTTGCGGCGAAGGCGGACGAAGAGGTATGA
- a CDS encoding M56 family metallopeptidase: MSAPEGWVLGYLLNSLWQVPVIFVAGRLAARMARRSGPELEHRVWVIALLLQVALPACRFRPGGLFNEIVGLILRGSGGTGGEVRVAVGAGVTSGLSMAWLSKEVLAAAMVAYGCSVLYFAARLGWRMVRTWRMERQAKAVMLAGDAMQRWERCGRFFGCASARVAESEVIGGPVTVGVRSDVMLVPPGFLESIAEEDLDVVMAHEFAHMRRRDFVKNLTYEVLSLPVAYHPALWLTRARVAESREMVCDAMAAEAVAGSERYARSLLRLASLLVKGAPDKTLHAIGIFDANSFERRVMRLSEGGVEMRGVRRLGTAAACGMVGLVTCASALGLRMEVPAPATAAVAQDAGSARLTIPAQKMDAVYKRPPVYPAQAREKKDTLNGPVVLDVIVDEEGVPSDVRVRKGLRSDYDESALAAVKEWRWSPYLVNGRHVTVNTTVTVNYFLGK; the protein is encoded by the coding sequence ATGAGCGCTCCTGAGGGATGGGTGCTGGGGTATCTGTTGAACTCGTTGTGGCAGGTGCCGGTGATCTTCGTGGCTGGGCGGCTGGCGGCGCGGATGGCGCGACGGAGTGGGCCGGAGTTGGAGCATCGCGTGTGGGTGATCGCTCTGCTGCTGCAGGTGGCGTTGCCTGCGTGCCGGTTTCGTCCAGGCGGTTTGTTCAACGAGATAGTTGGGCTGATTCTGCGAGGATCGGGCGGGACTGGCGGAGAGGTACGGGTTGCCGTTGGTGCGGGCGTGACGAGCGGCCTGAGTATGGCGTGGCTTTCAAAAGAGGTGCTGGCCGCCGCGATGGTGGCCTATGGGTGCAGCGTGCTGTACTTTGCCGCCAGGCTGGGATGGAGGATGGTTAGGACCTGGCGGATGGAGCGGCAGGCGAAGGCTGTCATGCTGGCGGGGGATGCGATGCAGCGTTGGGAGCGATGCGGGAGGTTTTTTGGTTGCGCATCGGCACGAGTAGCAGAGTCGGAGGTGATCGGCGGGCCGGTGACGGTTGGCGTTCGGAGCGATGTGATGCTGGTGCCGCCTGGATTTCTCGAGAGCATTGCAGAGGAGGATCTGGATGTTGTGATGGCGCATGAGTTCGCGCATATGCGTCGGCGAGACTTTGTGAAGAACCTGACTTATGAGGTGCTGTCGTTGCCGGTGGCTTATCATCCGGCGCTTTGGTTGACGCGGGCGCGAGTTGCGGAGAGCCGTGAGATGGTTTGCGATGCGATGGCGGCAGAGGCTGTCGCAGGGAGTGAGAGATATGCACGATCGTTACTGCGGCTAGCGTCGCTGCTGGTGAAGGGCGCGCCGGATAAGACACTACACGCCATCGGAATCTTCGATGCCAACAGCTTTGAGAGGAGAGTTATGCGACTGAGCGAAGGAGGTGTGGAGATGCGGGGAGTGCGGAGGTTGGGTACGGCTGCGGCTTGCGGGATGGTGGGGCTGGTAACGTGCGCGTCGGCGCTGGGGTTGCGGATGGAGGTGCCCGCACCCGCGACTGCGGCGGTGGCCCAGGATGCGGGTTCGGCGAGGCTGACGATACCCGCGCAAAAGATGGACGCTGTCTACAAAAGGCCTCCGGTGTACCCGGCGCAGGCAAGGGAGAAGAAGGACACGCTCAACGGGCCGGTGGTGCTGGACGTGATTGTGGACGAGGAGGGAGTGCCGAGCGACGTGCGGGTGAGGAAGGGCCTGCGCTCCGACTACGATGAGAGTGCGCTCGCAGCGGTAAAGGAGTGGCGTTGGAGTCCATACCTCGTCAACGGAAGGCATGTGACGGTGAATACTACCGTGACAGTCAACTACTTTCTTGGCAAATAG
- a CDS encoding BlaI/MecI/CopY family transcriptional regulator gives MGREKKRTLTKLELQIMQAIWTLGTSNVSAVQESLKQRLAYTTVQTMLNILEKKGMLKRTLVGRSYEYSAAVTKAAASGHAVRDLVDRMFGGSGEELVMSLIDSKQIDAKQIARLSRMLEKRGGEG, from the coding sequence ATGGGGCGAGAAAAGAAGCGCACGCTGACGAAGCTGGAGCTGCAGATCATGCAGGCGATCTGGACGCTGGGAACAAGCAACGTCAGCGCGGTGCAGGAGAGTCTGAAGCAGCGGCTGGCCTACACCACGGTGCAGACGATGCTGAACATCCTTGAGAAGAAGGGCATGCTGAAGCGCACTCTGGTGGGGCGATCGTACGAGTACAGCGCGGCGGTGACCAAAGCTGCGGCCTCGGGCCATGCGGTGCGGGACCTGGTGGACCGGATGTTCGGCGGGTCGGGTGAGGAGCTGGTCATGAGCTTGATTGATAGCAAACAGATTGATGCGAAGCAGATCGCGCGGCTTAGCAGAATGTTGGAGAAGAGAGGAGGCGAGGGATGA
- a CDS encoding DUF2252 family protein, giving the protein MRKKVVEIKPADRQAILEERRRLKMARSAHAYVRGNTLQFYQWLKADSARKLPQGPPVWICGDCHVGNLGPVANSEGKVEIEIRDLDQTVIGNPAHDLIRLGLSLATAARGSDLPGVTTALMMEQMVQGYRSALIPHIASKVKKTPENLRPVETVLRQAVNREWRHLAQERIEDVKPTIPLGDRFWTLSDEEKEEIEKLFQNEDARKLITSLKHRDNDAKVRVLDAAYWMKGCSSLGRLRYAVLLGVGPKKDKEYCLVDIKEAVRAAAPAAKNANMPKDFAQRVVTGATNLSPYLGERMLAAKFLGHPVVLRELMPQDLKLEIDRLTREEAVNAASYLACIVGKAHARQMDAATRKHWAAELTKNQSKTLNAPGWMWTSIVELIASHETAYLEHCRLYATA; this is encoded by the coding sequence ATGCGGAAAAAAGTAGTTGAGATCAAACCAGCCGATCGCCAAGCCATCCTCGAAGAACGCCGTCGCCTCAAGATGGCACGCTCTGCCCACGCCTATGTCCGCGGAAACACCCTCCAGTTCTACCAGTGGCTCAAAGCCGACTCCGCCCGCAAGCTCCCCCAGGGCCCTCCCGTTTGGATCTGCGGCGACTGCCACGTAGGCAACCTCGGCCCCGTCGCCAACTCCGAAGGCAAAGTCGAGATCGAGATCCGCGACCTCGACCAGACCGTCATCGGCAACCCCGCACACGACCTCATCCGCCTCGGCCTCTCCCTTGCCACGGCCGCCCGCGGCTCCGACCTCCCCGGCGTCACCACCGCCCTCATGATGGAGCAGATGGTCCAGGGATACCGCAGCGCCCTCATCCCACACATCGCCTCGAAGGTCAAGAAAACCCCCGAAAACCTGCGCCCCGTCGAGACCGTGCTTCGCCAGGCCGTCAACCGCGAGTGGCGACACCTCGCGCAGGAGCGCATCGAGGACGTCAAACCGACCATCCCCCTTGGCGACCGCTTCTGGACACTCTCCGACGAAGAAAAGGAAGAGATCGAAAAGCTCTTCCAAAACGAAGACGCGCGAAAACTCATCACCTCGCTCAAGCATCGCGACAACGACGCAAAGGTCCGCGTGCTCGACGCCGCCTACTGGATGAAGGGCTGCAGCTCCCTCGGCCGCCTCCGCTACGCCGTCCTGCTCGGCGTAGGCCCGAAGAAAGACAAGGAGTACTGCCTCGTCGATATCAAGGAGGCCGTGCGAGCCGCCGCACCCGCCGCAAAGAACGCCAACATGCCAAAAGACTTCGCCCAGCGAGTCGTCACCGGAGCCACCAACCTCTCGCCCTACCTCGGCGAACGCATGCTGGCCGCAAAGTTCCTCGGCCACCCCGTCGTCCTGCGCGAACTCATGCCCCAGGACCTCAAGCTCGAGATCGACCGTCTCACCCGCGAAGAGGCCGTCAACGCCGCTAGCTACCTCGCCTGCATCGTCGGCAAAGCCCACGCCCGCCAGATGGACGCCGCCACCCGCAAACACTGGGCCGCCGAGCTAACCAAAAACCAGTCAAAGACCCTCAACGCCCCAGGCTGGATGTGGACCAGCATAGTCGAACTCATCGCCAGCCACGAAACCGCCTACCTCGAGCACTGCCGCCTCTACGCCACCGCCTAG
- a CDS encoding LIC_13387 family protein: protein MRAAVWFRAAAVLMLLFAVGHTYGFLAFRPESAEGRAVWEAMNSVRFSAGRATFSYGGFYTGFGLSISAFDVFSAWLAWTLGSMARAGERRARPIGWAMFALQCVGFVLSLQYFSIVPAVLSAVAAVCFLLGVIFCGSPAKRSAG, encoded by the coding sequence ATGAGGGCGGCGGTGTGGTTTCGCGCTGCGGCTGTGCTGATGCTGCTGTTTGCAGTGGGCCATACGTACGGCTTTCTGGCCTTCCGTCCGGAGTCGGCGGAAGGCCGCGCCGTGTGGGAGGCGATGAACAGCGTGAGATTTTCTGCGGGCCGCGCGACGTTCAGCTATGGCGGGTTCTATACCGGCTTTGGGCTGTCGATCTCAGCGTTTGATGTTTTTAGCGCGTGGCTGGCCTGGACGCTGGGGTCGATGGCTCGAGCGGGTGAGAGGAGAGCGCGCCCGATTGGGTGGGCCATGTTTGCGCTGCAGTGCGTGGGGTTTGTGCTTTCGCTGCAGTATTTTTCGATTGTGCCTGCGGTGTTGTCCGCGGTGGCTGCGGTTTGCTTTCTGCTGGGGGTGATTTTTTGCGGGTCGCCAGCGAAGAGGAGTGCCGGCTGA
- a CDS encoding arginase family protein, whose protein sequence is MKRREFLTTAGAAALALTLDSTYANGQPVPASASPLQPPINAESATSTYVILGVPLRAGSLYPGNENDAQAYRDADLVKQLNHAGRSAVDAGNLPIPSYLPHHSVPPIRSWPAPRIVWDLLSEHLTGILKQPGQTPLLIGCDCSVVVGTAQALSKVTSNDIHVLYIDGDCDDAAPISSRSQSAASCAVWFLTHDSPFWNGPPLKPSQVSFVGWTTPSQSPETGIRSTSLADLRRIGIRQSAQQVLAAIPPSAAILLHLDIDVFRASDLTPIYFPHEEGLSLEEGKELLGILLQDPRIRHIEISEYAALRDVGQNSVHQLVQILVDKLPPSKPQATSPC, encoded by the coding sequence ATGAAGCGACGAGAGTTCCTGACCACCGCGGGCGCAGCAGCCCTTGCGCTCACCCTGGACAGCACGTACGCCAATGGGCAACCAGTCCCTGCCTCAGCTTCCCCGCTCCAACCGCCTATCAACGCTGAGTCAGCAACTTCGACATATGTGATTCTCGGCGTTCCCCTTCGTGCAGGATCGCTCTATCCCGGAAACGAGAACGACGCTCAGGCCTACCGTGACGCCGACCTGGTAAAGCAGCTCAACCACGCCGGTCGCAGCGCTGTCGATGCCGGGAATCTCCCGATACCCAGCTATCTTCCCCATCACTCCGTTCCTCCCATCAGAAGCTGGCCAGCTCCACGAATCGTCTGGGATCTGCTCAGCGAGCATCTCACCGGGATACTAAAACAACCCGGACAGACTCCGCTCTTGATTGGTTGCGACTGCAGCGTCGTCGTAGGAACCGCACAAGCCTTGAGCAAAGTCACATCAAACGATATTCACGTCCTCTACATCGACGGAGACTGCGACGACGCCGCGCCCATCTCTTCCCGCAGTCAGAGCGCCGCCTCCTGCGCGGTCTGGTTTCTCACCCATGACTCGCCGTTTTGGAATGGCCCCCCGCTCAAACCTTCGCAGGTCTCCTTCGTGGGATGGACCACCCCCTCGCAGTCGCCGGAAACAGGCATCCGATCCACATCGCTGGCCGATCTCCGGCGCATCGGCATTCGACAATCGGCGCAGCAGGTCCTCGCAGCGATACCACCCTCCGCTGCAATCCTGTTGCATCTGGACATTGACGTCTTCCGCGCAAGCGACCTCACCCCCATCTACTTCCCACACGAAGAAGGACTCAGCCTCGAAGAGGGCAAGGAGTTGCTCGGCATACTGCTTCAGGACCCCCGCATTCGTCACATCGAAATCAGCGAATATGCCGCTCTCCGGGACGTCGGTCAAAACTCCGTGCACCAGCTGGTCCAGATCCTCGTCGACAAGCTGCCTCCCTCGAAGCCACAGGCGACCTCTCCATGCTGA
- a CDS encoding fusaric acid resistance protein, which yields MAANLSTWTARIWQDIQPTPGRWNGALRIVLASVIALILLMTLRMPFAGLAMYYIFLVGRDSPAVSLRSAMLSLLTVSMTIAAVLAVVVVTDNDPMSRVLSVAAASFVSGMLLVSSTTPGFAVIFGFIFTVLMSLWETHAPAGPLVKQMLYLLGAVSLSVGSVVFVEYVFGRRNAAEELQKERILRYQALETMFSLYAQGADAAQLSPAVIHVSRLAVAGQYAMQRLYNIIVERNLDPSMLPIGVRVRITMQAQLLDVAAAFGFQYPTLSDPALRQRCAHIANLCHYLALDTVPPDLRKQLAEEHAVGPEPTLLDRVDLVLHDIISMPMKGDLATSKKLIALPSRQVPFLIPGALWQPQTIAFALKISFCATLCYIIYLAVGWPGISTSTATVFIAGLGTSGALKQRLVFRVTGSLIGGLIFALGSTVFLFPHMDSITSLVLLVIAVVFFSAWLVGGRQFNFIGLQTAFSFHLVVFAGFSAPTELAPPRDRLVGILLALVIMAFVFDLIWPVRNVTAMRNSLATIFRGVGVLLRESAAARTTAEFLGPADSFRDLVGKTVASIRTMNDTIEYEFGVDRIQHQHAGDIILRASLTAVAFFWNGYAVLHREQDRDFLTEPGLIKMRAILANGMDAMAQSVVRKTDLAMIEPAALIDGSLLTHPRYGEYVQNAIARFEELQKFVTQLRTEP from the coding sequence ATGGCTGCGAATCTGTCCACCTGGACCGCGCGCATCTGGCAGGACATCCAACCCACGCCGGGCCGCTGGAACGGTGCGCTGCGGATCGTACTCGCTTCGGTCATTGCGCTGATTCTGCTGATGACGCTGCGAATGCCTTTCGCCGGGCTTGCCATGTACTACATCTTCCTCGTCGGCCGCGACTCTCCAGCCGTCTCGCTTCGCTCCGCGATGCTCTCACTGCTCACCGTATCAATGACGATCGCGGCCGTGCTCGCTGTGGTTGTTGTCACTGACAACGATCCGATGTCGCGTGTGCTGAGTGTCGCCGCCGCGAGTTTCGTGAGCGGGATGCTCCTCGTGTCGAGTACCACGCCGGGGTTTGCCGTGATCTTCGGCTTCATCTTCACAGTGCTGATGTCACTCTGGGAGACCCATGCCCCTGCTGGCCCGTTGGTGAAGCAGATGCTCTACCTGCTCGGCGCTGTCTCGTTGTCTGTAGGCTCTGTGGTCTTCGTCGAATACGTCTTTGGCCGCCGCAATGCGGCCGAGGAACTGCAGAAGGAGCGCATCTTGCGCTACCAGGCGCTCGAAACGATGTTCTCGCTTTACGCCCAGGGAGCGGATGCCGCGCAGCTCTCCCCGGCTGTCATTCACGTCTCGCGTCTCGCCGTTGCGGGCCAGTACGCCATGCAGCGGCTCTATAACATCATCGTTGAGCGCAACCTCGACCCCAGCATGCTCCCCATCGGTGTGCGCGTCCGGATCACGATGCAGGCGCAGCTTCTGGATGTTGCGGCTGCCTTCGGTTTTCAGTACCCCACTCTCTCCGACCCCGCCCTTCGCCAGCGTTGCGCTCACATCGCGAACCTCTGCCACTATCTTGCACTCGACACGGTTCCACCGGACCTGCGGAAGCAGTTGGCGGAGGAACATGCTGTGGGGCCAGAGCCTACGCTCCTCGATCGCGTCGACCTTGTGCTGCACGACATCATCTCCATGCCAATGAAGGGCGACCTGGCCACCAGCAAGAAGCTCATCGCCCTACCTTCGCGCCAGGTTCCTTTCCTGATTCCGGGAGCCCTTTGGCAGCCTCAGACTATCGCTTTCGCTCTCAAGATCAGCTTCTGCGCCACGCTCTGCTACATCATCTATCTGGCCGTCGGGTGGCCCGGCATCTCGACATCCACCGCCACCGTGTTCATCGCCGGGCTCGGCACGAGCGGTGCTCTCAAGCAGCGTCTAGTCTTCCGCGTTACCGGTTCCTTAATCGGGGGGCTGATCTTTGCACTTGGGTCGACCGTCTTTCTTTTTCCCCACATGGACTCGATCACCTCGCTGGTGCTGCTGGTGATCGCGGTTGTCTTTTTCTCGGCCTGGCTCGTCGGCGGACGCCAGTTCAACTTTATCGGGCTGCAGACCGCTTTTTCCTTTCATCTGGTGGTCTTCGCCGGGTTCTCCGCTCCTACCGAACTTGCCCCTCCCCGCGACCGCCTCGTCGGCATTCTGCTGGCGCTGGTGATCATGGCCTTTGTCTTCGACCTGATCTGGCCGGTCCGTAACGTCACGGCCATGCGGAATTCCCTTGCTACCATCTTTCGCGGCGTCGGCGTGCTCCTCCGTGAGTCGGCGGCTGCACGTACCACCGCCGAATTCCTCGGCCCGGCAGACAGCTTCCGCGATCTGGTCGGCAAGACTGTCGCCAGCATCCGCACGATGAATGACACCATCGAGTACGAGTTCGGCGTCGACCGCATCCAACACCAACACGCAGGCGACATCATTCTCCGCGCCTCGCTGACCGCCGTTGCCTTCTTCTGGAACGGGTACGCCGTCCTGCACAGGGAGCAGGATCGCGACTTCCTCACCGAACCTGGGCTGATAAAAATGCGCGCCATCCTCGCCAATGGTATGGACGCGATGGCTCAGTCGGTGGTTCGTAAGACGGACTTAGCAATGATCGAGCCCGCGGCTCTGATCGACGGCTCCCTTCTCACCCATCCGCGCTACGGCGAGTACGTCCAGAACGCGATCGCGCGTTTCGAAGAACTTCAGAAGTTCGTCACCCAACTCCGAACCGAGCCCTGA
- a CDS encoding ABC transporter permease, whose amino-acid sequence MNKLELSSLYQLTMMRFRLFLREPEAIFWIFIFPILLAAGLGIAFRNRPPEVLQVGATTLQLTQALNADKGLTSITMDEATGTQALATGRILLLAVQRPDTTVYQYDSTNPDARTAKLLADRAIQTAAGRHDALPSKEELVHETGARYIDFVVPGLLGMNLMGSAMWGMGFAIVDARQKKLLKRLVASPMPRWQYLASFLLSRLVMLVVEVAAFLGFARLVFGVPFRGSITQLSLLCILTSLAFSALGLLTASRAKTIEAVSGLMNFVMFPMWIFSGVFFSSTRFPAAVQPLIRALPLTAAIDAMRGNMLQGLSLQQLLAPVAILLAWLIIPFAISLRIFRWR is encoded by the coding sequence ATGAATAAGCTGGAGCTAAGCAGCCTCTATCAACTCACGATGATGCGCTTCCGCCTCTTCCTGCGCGAGCCCGAAGCCATCTTCTGGATCTTCATCTTTCCCATCCTGCTCGCCGCAGGCCTCGGCATCGCCTTTCGCAACCGCCCGCCGGAGGTCCTTCAGGTTGGCGCCACCACGTTGCAACTCACCCAGGCCCTCAACGCCGACAAGGGCCTCACCTCCATAACCATGGACGAGGCCACAGGCACGCAAGCCTTAGCCACAGGACGCATCCTGCTCCTCGCCGTTCAGCGACCCGACACAACCGTCTACCAGTACGACTCCACTAACCCGGATGCGCGCACCGCGAAGCTGCTCGCCGACCGTGCGATTCAAACTGCAGCCGGCCGACACGACGCCCTCCCCAGCAAAGAGGAACTGGTGCACGAGACCGGCGCCCGCTACATCGACTTCGTAGTGCCCGGCCTATTGGGAATGAACCTCATGGGCTCCGCCATGTGGGGCATGGGATTCGCCATCGTAGACGCGCGACAAAAGAAACTCCTCAAGCGTCTCGTCGCCTCGCCCATGCCTCGCTGGCAGTACCTCGCGTCGTTTCTCCTCTCGCGTCTCGTCATGCTCGTGGTCGAAGTCGCCGCCTTTCTAGGCTTCGCCCGCCTCGTCTTCGGAGTTCCCTTTCGCGGATCGATCACGCAACTCTCCCTCCTCTGCATCCTCACGTCACTGGCATTCTCCGCCCTGGGCCTGCTCACCGCCTCCCGCGCCAAAACCATCGAAGCCGTCTCCGGCCTCATGAACTTCGTCATGTTTCCCATGTGGATCTTCTCCGGAGTCTTCTTCTCCTCCACCCGTTTTCCGGCCGCAGTCCAGCCCCTGATCCGAGCCCTCCCTCTCACCGCAGCAATCGACGCCATGCGCGGAAACATGCTCCAGGGACTAAGCCTCCAGCAGCTCCTCGCCCCGGTAGCCATCCTGTTGGCATGGCTCATAATCCCCTTCGCCATCTCCCTGCGCATCTTCCGCTGGCGCTAG
- a CDS encoding metalloregulator ArsR/SmtB family transcription factor, whose product MITYGQQQLDALGDVTRRMLLERLRRGPLPVGELARGLTVSRPAVSQHLRVLKEAKLVRDEAAGTRRYYSLDPKGFAALRSYLDNFWGEALEAFQAKVEEK is encoded by the coding sequence GTGATTACTTACGGACAGCAGCAACTGGATGCACTTGGGGATGTAACGCGGCGGATGCTGCTGGAGCGGCTTCGCCGGGGGCCGCTGCCGGTTGGAGAGCTGGCGCGAGGTCTTACGGTGAGCAGGCCGGCTGTCTCGCAGCATCTGCGGGTTCTGAAGGAGGCGAAGCTGGTGCGCGATGAGGCGGCAGGAACGCGGCGGTACTACAGTTTGGATCCGAAGGGATTTGCAGCGTTGCGATCGTATCTGGACAACTTCTGGGGCGAGGCTCTGGAAGCATTTCAAGCGAAGGTAGAGGAGAAATAA